Proteins co-encoded in one Prunus persica cultivar Lovell chromosome G6, Prunus_persica_NCBIv2, whole genome shotgun sequence genomic window:
- the LOC18773629 gene encoding F-box protein CPR30, producing the protein MPMAKKKKLEKESNNHLPQDIIVHILSRLPVKSLIRFSCVSKRWRSIVTDPEFAKSQFKVASERQTLRPRLLVSTASHLQSLNLDETASFDDNSAVRELSCPFNKSGSHLVLLGSCNGLVCVALDFHESYYIWNPSTGFFLKLPNPGFASKSVGNVYNYGFGYVAATDDYKVVAAARLIDPTDRDPVKVFSLRANSWERIAAPKLSNWSNGVLSNEALHWQHCLFEPFRQAILAFDLAKDEFREVALPILKEDNVKFGQVGVLLEGCLCVTTHRKTDPRCLMSNRNPELHHIEVWVMREYNVRESWTKLFKLKVSGHPEQMWPSSPIFFRESGAVVMQSRNMEAELTWFDEKEDKFCNPIKGKAKVCDRIEKEDEFEKDVVCSELYRLEGSPLVDNVIEYVESLLPFFSNINVADERTPPVEIPIQHLITVQQITVENISSMVPMKLTHTNFTQWKWLFLPVLKKYSVQGLVDGTEICPPAFLLDKNGKISNHVNPAFEKWMDRDQSVMVWLKSRISEDLLSYTIGASSSRALWMALEKLVVDASHSHFS; encoded by the exons ATGCCGAtggcgaagaagaagaagttggagAAAGAGTCGAATAACCACTTACCCCAAGACATCATCGTGCATATTCTCTCCAGGTTGCCAGTCAAATCCCTGATCCGGTTCAGCTGCGTCTCAAAACGGTGGCGTTCCATAGTCACCGACCCTGAATTCGCTAAATCCCAGTTCAAGGTAGCGTCTGAGAGGCAAACCCTCCGTCCCAGACTCCTCGTCTCCACCGCCTCTCATCTCCAATCCTTGAACTTGGATGAGACGGCGTCGTTTGATGACAATTCTGCGGTCAGAGAGCTGTCCTGCCCATTCAATAAATCAGGCAGTCATCTGGTGCTACTGGGCTCGTGCAATGGCTTGGTATGTGTAGCTCTTGATTTTCATGAAAGCTATTATATCTGGAACCCATCAACTGGGTTCTTCCTGAAATTGCCTAACCCTGGATTTGCATCAAAAAGTGTTGGAAATGTTTATAATTATGGTTTTGGTTATGTGGCGGCCACTGATGACTACAAAGTTGTTGCGGCAGCTCGTTTGATTGATCCAACGGACAGGGACCCTGTTAAGGTCTTCTCTTTGAGAGCCAACTCTTGGGAAAGGATTGCAGCCCCCAAGTTATCTAATTGGTCCAATGGGGTTCTTTCGAATGAGGCACTCCATTGGCAGCACTGCTTGTTTGAGCCATTCAGACAAGCTATCCTTGCTTTTGATTTGGCCAAGGATGAGTTCCGGGAAGTGGCATTGCCTATTTTAAAGGAAGATAATGTCAAGTTCGGACAAGTAGGGGTTCTTTTAGAAGGATGCCTGTGTGTAACGACTCATAGGAAGACCGATCCTCGCTGTTTAATGAGTAATAGGAACCCTGAGCTTCACCATATTGAAGTCTGGGTCATGAGAGAATATAATGTGCGTGAATCTTGGACTAAGCTTTTTAAGCTTAAGGTCTCAGGTCACCCAGAGCAGATGTGGCCTTCCAGCCCTATCTTCTTTAGGGAAAGTGGTGCAGTTGTGATGCAAAGTCGTAACATGGAGGCGGAGTTGACATGGTTTGATGAAAAGGAAGACAAGTTTTGTAACCCAATAAAGGGAAAAGCCAAGGTTTGTGACCGCatagagaaagaagatgaatttGAAAAGGATGTGGTTTGCAGTGAGCTGTATAGGCTTGAGGGGTCTCCCCTTGTGGATAACGTGATTGAATATGTTGAGAGTCTGCTACCGTTCTTCTCCAACATTAATG TGGCAGATGAACGAACACCTCCAGTAGAAATTCCCATTCAACATCTGATCACTGTCCAACAGATTACTGTTGAGAATATTAGCAGTATGGTTCCGATGAAGCTAACCCACACTAATTTCACTCAGTGGAAATGGCTATTTCTTCCAGTTCTCAAGAAATATAGTGTACAAGGTTTGGTTGATGGGACTGAGATCTGTCCACCTGCTTTTCTGCTGGATAAAAATGGTAAAATCTCCAATCATGTGAATCCAGCTTTTGAAAAATGGATGGACCGAGATCAAAGTGTAATGGTTTGGCTGAAATCAAGAATCTCTGAAGATTTATTATCATATACAATTGGGGCTTCTTCCTCTCGGGCACTCTGGATGGCCCTGGAGAAACTTGTTGTCGATGCTTCTCATTCTCATTTCAGTT